TTCACTGGCATTTGTAATCTGTAATGTTGGTATaatgaattataaaattttgttatttttttattttacaaaatttaataattacaaaagtCTCAAGTTAATTAAGCAAAACTTACAAAATCTTTCACCCATTTTGCAAAATGTTGATCTTTCGCTCTCTGTAGATCATTACTAGTAATATTTGGGTTTGCTTCCATCACGAACTCATCAAACATCCTGTGCAAAAAAAATGACTCAGACCCTCATTATATAATAGGATGATATAAatctaaatacaaaatattacctttcataaggttcaaaCACATCGCAATTGAGCAACATAAATGTTTGCAAGACGGTGAAGTCAACATCTGTTAACCATCTCGTGGTGGCTTTTCCACTGACCCGACCTTCATGATAAAACAAATTTGGCACATCTTCATAAGTATAAGTAAATCGAATTTTCCCTCGAATAGAAGCTTCTTCTATTACTTCTGGATGACCAAAGTAAGTTGCAGATGCAGTTGACATCTCCTCATTCAAACATTGTGCAACAATGGACCCTGCAATATTTGCCTTGTTTTTTACCATCTTTTCAGATGATACATGTACCTTTCGAAGACATACATCCATCTATATTGGACAGGACCACCTAAAGCAGCTTCATCTGGTAGATGCACAGGAAGATGTTCCATAACATCAAAGAacgatggaggaaatatcttctccaagttacAAAGCTTCACCCctatattttctttcaaaaggACAACATCTTCGGTGCGCAATATCTTTGCTGAGATATCACGAAAGAAAAGTGCAATCTCTGCAAATTTAAATACAATTATTAGTAAGTAAGaaacattaaataataaaaatatagttcaaCAAATCTTATAATTAAGTAATAACCTGAAATTGCGGTATGAACATGTTTCGGAAGGAGTTCACGAAATGCAAATGGATAAAGACGTTGCATAATAACGTGACAATCGTGACTTTTCAACCCTGATAGCTTCATATTTGTTTCATCAATGCACCGACTAAATTTTGAAGCGTATCCATCTGGAAATTTTATATCATTCTTCAGCCATGAGAGAAATTgccttttttcttcatttgacAACCTAAATATCGGCACAGGCATAGTTCCATTTTCGTTTAAATGTAGAGATTGTCTTCTACATATATTAGGGAGATCCATCCTCGATTTAATGTTATCTTTCGTCTTTCCAGGAACATTCAACACAGTGTTGGTGAGATTATCAAAAAAGTTTTTCTCCACATGCATGAAGTCAATGTTGTGTCGAAGAAGAAGGTTCTCCCAATATGGCAAATCCCAAAAAATACTCTTCTTCACCCAGTTATGATCCTTTCCATAGCCAGATATCGTCTGTGCAGCCTTCTCGTGGCCTTTTCCTCCACAATCAACTGTTTTGGACAACCCCTTAATGTTGTTTATTCTTTCACGAAGAATTTCTTCTCCAATCAACCACGGGGGTGGATCATCTGATATTGTTTGTCCCCGCCGAAACGCGTTAACATTTCGCCGGTAAGGATGATTCTGAGGCAAAAACATTctgtgacaatcaaaccaactatGTTTCCTTccattttgtaaccaaaaagcCTTTGTATCATCTAAACAATATGGACACGCTAATCTACCGTGCGTCATCCAACCAGAAAGCATtgcatatgctggaaagtcgcTTATTGTCCACATCAGTGCAGCTCGCATTGtgaatctttctttctttgagaTATCATAAGCTTCCACCCCCTCACTCCATAAACTTTGTAATTCTTCAATCAGCGGCTGAAGATAAATATCTAGACTTTTTTTCGGATGTTTTGGCCCGGGAACTAGTATCGACAGATATAAATATTCCCTTTTCATACACATACCAGGTGGTAAGTTATATGGAGTTACGATAACGGGCCAAATCGAATGTGCTTCACCATTCATACCGATAGGATTAAATCCATCTGTCGATAAGCATAAATAAATGTTACGACTTTCAGCAGCGAATTGAGGATATACCCCATTAAAATGCTTCCATGCCGCTCCATCTGATGGGTGATGCATTTCTCCTTCAGGTGAATTATGCTTTGCGTGCCATCGCATATGTGATGCAGTTGTCTCTACTTGGTATAGACGTTTCAGCCGTTCCGTAATCGGCATATAAAACATCCTCTGTTTAGGACGGTTTTTTCCTCTTCCTCTGTTTGGATGCATGGTATCTGTCTTTACCACAAAACCGACATGCCAAAAGCTCTTTATCTTCTTTCCAAAACAACATGCAGTTATCCTCACAAATATCAATCTTCACAACAGGGAGGCCAAGTGATCGGGCCAGCTTCTTCGTTTcataataagatgatggcgctTTATTCGGCTTCGGTAGAACATCTTTAAAAGTTTGTGATATCTCGTCGATACAAGCATCTGGCAAATTGTAATCGGTTTTTGCTTTCATCAATCGTGAAGCCAAGTATAATTGAGAAA
This region of Brassica napus cultivar Da-Ae chromosome C5, Da-Ae, whole genome shotgun sequence genomic DNA includes:
- the LOC106414156 gene encoding uncharacterized protein LOC106414156, which gives rise to MHPNRGRGKNRPKQRMFYMPITERLKRLYQVETTASHMRWHAKHNSPEGEMHHPSDGAAWKHFNGVYPQFAAESRNIYLCLSTDGFNPIGMNGEAHSIWPVIVTPYNLPPGMCMKREYLYLSILVPGPKHPKKSLDIYLQPLIEELQSLWSEGVEAYDISKKERFTMRAALMWTISDFPAYAMLSGWMTHGRLACPYCLDDTKAFWLQNGRKHSWFDCHRMFLPQNHPYRRNVNAFRRGQTISDDPPPWLIGEEILRERINNIKGLSKTVDCGGKGHEKAAQTISGYGKDHNWVKKSIFWDLPYWENLLLRHNIDFMHVEKNFFDNLTNTVLNVPGKTKDNIKSRMDLPNICRRQSLHLNENGTMPVPIFRLSNEEKRQFLSWLKNDIKFPDGYASKFSRCIDETNMKLSGLKSHDCHVIMQRLYPFAFRELLPKHVHTAISEIALFFRDISAKILRTEDVVLLKENIGVKLCNLEKIFPPSFFDVMEHLPVHLPDEAALGGPVQYRWMYVFERYMYHLKRW